The Phaeodactylum tricornutum CCAP 1055/1 chromosome 6, whole genome shotgun sequence region GCAGAACAAGGGATTGAGCCCGTTGAGATGGCGCGCGCGTACTCGCTTCCTTGCGGTGCCATAGATGGCATCGATTGTACGTACCTTCGTCATCGCCACCCAGGCCGACCTGGGCTTCGGGATTCCATACCAATGCTCGGATGGTGGGATCTACACCGACTCCAGCCATGCGCTTGGCCTGTTGCAACGCGGAGATTTGAATTTCTACCAATTCTGGTACGTTGCCACCCAAAACTATCGTGTTCCCCACGTGCAGGAGCATTACACCGTGACGAATGGTGATGGGTCCTTGCAACACAAGCTTGGTGCCCGCCAGGGTATTGACCGAAAGTGACGGAATGGGAGAAATTTCCATGCCGATGATACTCAGAATACTAGAGGGTCCCGGGCGGCTACTGCTTACGAGACTGTTTTCCGGACTGTTCGTCTCGAACACTCGGCCGTCCCCGTAGCAACCATCCGACAGGCACATTTTCAAAAGACGCTTCCTTTGATTGCCAATGGGTGTCGGGGCGTTGGGACTAGCGGGACCCACTTGCAGTCGGGCTTCGGCATTGTGCGAGATATCCAAGAGTTCCTCCACCTGTACCATCCATCGGAAACTGGCCGACAAGGTTGCCTTGTGGCTGCTGTTACTACTTCTCTGGTCCGATTCCGCGTGGCTTGGCTGCGATACCTGGATCGCCTTGCGCAACTGCACCGCGCAGGAAGTCGTACCGTTCGGAGGCCCAGGAGACTGTGGTGACGGCTCGACGAACTCCCGTACCACATCCCGCAAATCGTGGTGCAAGATCTGTTCCAACACGGCATCGGCCGATACGGATCCACCGGAATAACGCAATTCACGTTGACAATCTTCCAACCAGTGCGAGGACGGGCGCACTCCCGCTTGCCGTTCCAGCTGGGATCGCACATCCGCGACACCACCGTTGTCGAACGCCATGCAATTAGGATTAGACGAGAATGGTGACGGGGCGAGTTTAAGCGACTCCGCCAGTGCGAAAATGTTTCGGATACAATGCGTGAGCGTTAGCATGTGACCATGGTCGACCTAAAGAAGCGAATGTACCGGCCTCGAACACGGCGACTGCCGACTCGTACTTTTTAAAATTTGGAATATTGAACTGAAAGATATTTGAAATGGTTGCGAACACGCATCCGCCGCACGGTCAGACGAAGCATCCGTGATCGTACAGTTTTTCCTCTCACCGTCCACGCGGACAGTGAAACCTTAACGTGACGTTCCTTTCTTGGCCCACTTGTGTGTTCTGCATAACTGCAAGTACGAACCGGAGAGGGTCGTTACCATGGTAATATCCGCACCGATGGCAACACGGCGAACATTACTTACCACCGCCAGGATGCAGAGGCAGAGCGGTATGCTTCGGTGGTCCCCGGCAGCGTTCGGGGAACGATACAGGCAATCGCACGGAATGTGGCACACGGGCGTCGACCGACAGTGCCGCGCACAGTCGGTTGACGTTACTGTTCAGCACACCAGCAAGAAACCGTCCACGCGACTTCCTTCCGATGGACTCGGATTATCGGACTTTGTCGGCGGATCCCGCATGCTGACGAAACACTCCAACCTGGAATCGTCTTCGGCTTCATACTCCTCGGTCATGTCCAACGAAACGTCCGAGAACTATGATAATCGGATATCTTCCACCGACATCTCGTCGTCCTCGATGCACCCATTCAAATTTCACCTTCGTACTTTCGGATGTCAAATGAACGTCAACGACTCCGACATTGTCCGCGCGCTTCTACTGGAACGAGGCTTTACGGAAACCTTGGACGAAACCGACGCGGACGTCTTGTTGACCAACACGTGCGCCATACGGGAAGGTGCCGAGCAAAAAGTGTGGCACCGCCTGCGGGAACTCCGCGGCAAGTTCAAATCCCGCAAAGTTGTGGGCGTCCTGGGCTGTATGGCGGAACGGCTGCAAACCGACTTGTTCCGGGACGGATTGGCCGATTTGGTCGTTGGTCCGGACGCCTACCGGGATTTGCCGCGGCTCATGCGAGACTTGCTGCGCGagccggacgacgacgacgcggaaTTGGGACGGGTCAATCAAGCCTTTAATGTACAGTTGAGCTTGGACGAAACGTACGCGGATGTCACCCCGGTGCGGCGACACGGCAATAGCGTCTCGGCATTCGTCTCGATACAACGAGGATGCGCGAACCGCTGTAGTTTCTGTATCGTCCCGTTCACGCGGGGGCAAGAACGCTCCCGCCCCTTTGCGAGTGTCGTCGGGGAGATACAACAACTCTACGAACAAGGCGTCAAGGAAGTCACGTTGCTCGGTCAGAACGTAAATTCCTACCATGATACCAGTGAAACCGCACTGTCCGTTCGTCCTGATTCGGGCTACCGAATGTCCAACGACGGGTTTAGGAGTCGAATTCGTCGACACGACGGTGGGTACTATTTTGCCGACTTGGTGGCCGCCGTGAGTGATATTTCGTCCGAGCTCCGCGTACGTTTTACCTCCCCACACCCGAAAGACTACCCCCCGCCACTACTCACGCTCATGGCCGAACGACCCAACGTCTGCAACCACCTGCACATGCCGGCTCAGTCCGGTTCAACCTCCATGTTGCAACGCATGAAACGTGGATACTCTCGAGAAGCATACCTGGAACTAATGGATACCGTGCACGAAATCATTCCCGACGTTGCCATTTCGTCCGATTTTATCGCCGGATTTTGCGACGAATCGGAAGAGGAGCACCTCGATACCCTTTCGCTGATGGAACGCGTGCGATACGATCAAGCCTTTATGTTTGCCTATAGCATGCGCGGGAAAACTCACGCCCACCGCACGATGCAAGATAATGTCCCGGAAGACGTCAAGAAACGGCGACTAATTGAAATTATCGACACGTTTCAGCGACACGTACAGGAAAAGAACGAGAGCCTCGAAGTCGGGCGGTTACGCCTCGTCCTGGTCGAAGGGGAATCTAAACGCTCCCATCCTGGTGCCCGAGCTTGGCAAGGTCGCACGGATCAGAACAAACGCATCATCTTCCCCGTGGACGAGACTGTGACGGTACACGACCACGCTGCGCTTGCACCGGTATGGACAACGCTACTACGGCCACACGCAAAAAGCGAGCGAGGCTTTGATCCGAAAGTCCAACTCGCTGAACTACCACGAGTTTCTTTATCGGTCGGCGACTATGTAGTTGTGCAGGTGACCGAGGCCAAGGGTCACACGCTGCGGGGGAAGGCACTGTGGCGATCGGGTGTCACCGCTTTCGACCAAATAGGCTTGTCAGGCATGGACGAAGCCAGCTTGGGACGTGCGCAAGGCTTGCAACATTGGTGGAGCGGGCAATGCCAATCCAAGCAGGAACAACGGACTGGCGTTCGAAATTTGGAGGTTCGAATGGCAGTGCAGTAAGCAATTATATACAGTGTAGACAAAAGTTGGACTTCGAGTGTGGGTTCCTGTggtttttgtgtgtgtgagtcTAATAAACAACATGGTCTCGTCTTTCCCCTTCCGCGAGCGGAATTTCTTAAATTTCGATCTGGGCATTCAAACGGGTCGCGGCGCCTCGTCCACATCCCGCACTTTTTCGGGGTCAACACATTGACCTCCTCGACCCGGTCCTTGCAAGGTAGAGCGAAAGATAAGACCATCTTGAGAGTCAGAACGAGGCACACGCTAGCCACCGGGAAACAAGTACTTCCGCCTCCCACGAAAATATCCGAAAGTTTCGCCGTATTTCCAACGGCCACTGACCTAAAGAAGGATCAGCAGCTACCTGTATTTTCTTGGACTTTGTCTCTTCGCCTGTGATTCACTGCAAGGCGGCGGTAGCTGATGCAAATGGCCTTCGTCTCGGACTTTCCCGCCACATCGTGGCGACGGTTGCCGAAATGCGGCTTTGCAACCGGATAGAGTCAA contains the following coding sequences:
- a CDS encoding predicted protein; translation: MHPFKFHLRTFGCQMNVNDSDIVRALLLERGFTETLDETDADVLLTNTCAIREGAEQKVWHRLRELRGKFKSRKVVGVLGCMAERLQTDLFRDGLADLVVGPDAYRDLPRLMRDLLREPDDDDAELGRVNQAFNVQLSLDETYADVTPVRRHGNSVSAFVSIQRGCANRCSFCIVPFTRGQERSRPFASVVGEIQQLYEQGVKEVTLLGQNVNSYHDTSETALSVRPDSGYRMSNDGFRSRIRRHDGGYYFADLVAAVSDISSELRVRFTSPHPKDYPPPLLTLMAERPNVCNHLHMPAQSGSTSMLQRMKRGYSREAYLELMDTVHEIIPDVAISSDFIAGFCDESEEEHLDTLSLMERVRYDQAFMFAYSMRGKTHAHRTMQDNVPEDVKKRRLIEIIDTFQRHVQEKNESLEVGRLRLVLVEGESKRSHPGARAWQGRTDQNKRIIFPVDETVTVHDHAALAPVWTTLLRPHAKSERGFDPKVQLAELPRVSLSVGDYVVVQVTEAKGHTLRG
- a CDS encoding predicted protein, translating into MLTLTHCIRNIFALAESLKLAPSPFSSNPNCMAFDNGGVADVRSQLERQAGVRPSSHWLEDCQRELRYSGGSVSADAVLEQILHHDLRDVVREFVEPSPQSPGPPNGTTSCAVQLRKAIQVSQPSHAESDQRSSNSSHKATLSASFRWMVQVEELLDISHNAEARLQVGPASPNAPTPIGNQRKRLLKMCLSDGCYGDGRVFETNSPENSLVSSSRPGPSSILSIIGMEISPIPSLSVNTLAGTKLVLQGPITIRHGVMLLHVGNTIVLGGNVPELVEIQISALQQAKRMAGVGVDPTIRALVWNPEAQVGLGGDDEDEGEHESEDVVAAPRATQLPPSTATVPMAPRPAVATVPTPATRPPLARSAVAAVPRYRPAPSGLDAVPRNRNPYTAKSASSSSPGSLTVISPVPAARGANPYVTPTFTAGTLSSVQGSASLVQSNTTERMDAVSGPESNPLPSAGVSSQSTLTPNAFARTTVAPVPGNTTGSAMEFAELMELLRRVRTNPALYQKYYGKILLTSSIRQVGLKLSFNISKRQQYVKGQGEKYEYDMAARFGGPNEHDASLLSCKISSSILEPYFGKPPVSAIATYTCRNFTLANAASQTLLSFKTM